From one Triticum urartu cultivar G1812 chromosome 3, Tu2.1, whole genome shotgun sequence genomic stretch:
- the LOC125548969 gene encoding uncharacterized protein LOC125548969, which translates to MKTAHTLLLAVAFLVLASEAAVKADNCAASLHKTPLPCDQVGCLHICREHVNGEGHACPQCNWSASCNYNGLCRCDVCLPPPSAPIQHQQSD; encoded by the exons ATGAAGACTGCACACACGCTGCTCCTGGCAGTCGCCTTCCTCGTGCTGGCATCAG AGGCTGCAGTGAAGGCGGACAATTGTGCAGCGTCACTTCACAAGACGCCGCTACCGTGTGATCAGGTAGGTTGCCTGCACATTTGCCGCGAGCATGTGAATGGGGAAGGGCACGCGTGCCCTCAATGCAATTGGAGTGCTAGTTGCAACTATAATGGACTATGCCGGTGTGATGTCTGCCTCCCTCCTCCTTCTGCCCCTATCCAACACCAACAGAGTGACTGA